The DNA window AGACGTATTTAATCTaaccttcattttcctttcagtatCTCATgcggggagaaaaaaaaaaaaaagaattttaaaaactccgATTCAAGTCAATAACAGTAAACTGAGTAAGTGTTGTATCAATTAACATCATTTAGAGGGGAAAACTCTTGGTTTcctaatatattttcttcttctactgCAGCTGAGGCTCGATATTACTGGATCACGTCTCCTCATGCACTAACATCTTCatcagaacaaaatgaaaaattaacagCACGCATCATGGCTTTGCTACCAGGAAACAGTGACATCcaaacccccaccctcacccccaaattGTATGGTTCTAATGCAGCCCTGGGAAGCCACAGCCTGATTCAGGCATTCCGAGGATCCTTAAATGGCCCCTGTGACTCTCCCATCCCATTGATGATATAAACCCATAGGGGATTCAGGCCTCAGGCCCAACCTCGGGGCAGAAACGAGCATGAAGATAGGACTCAGTTGCTCTGATATGGCAGGGCCACCTAAGCATGGGAGCGGAGTTGGGGCTGGGCTTGCTGGGAAATACCAGAATGAATGCTCGAGGGACTGCAGGGAGCCAGGATGTCTGAATCGTGACAGAAAGTGCTAGCACACGTGTGGTTTCATGGTGACTGACTTCCAGGTGTGCGCACATTTATCCCCTGGTTGACCACAGGGCTGCAGGACAGCTGCTCGAGGCCCATCCCCGAGACCCCTCGCTCAACTCGCGAGTGAGAAGTGCTGAGCCCTGCTTTGGGGCCCTTACCACAGAGCGTAAAACAGAAGTCTAGGCACTCAAGAAACCCCCAAGTTTCACTAAAGAGATGAGTGGGAGATGTGAATTGAAGGCCTCCGTCTCAACAGTCCTGGAAGACgccaaaataaatttggaaatgcAAAAGAGCACATTATTTGAGTGATCAGACTCAGAATCTCAGAGTgagggagttccgtcatggctcagcagaaacgaatctgactagcatccgtgaggatacaggtttgatccctggcctcactcagtgggttaaggatctggtgttgccgcgagctgaggtgtaggtcgcagacgctgctaggatctggcatggctgtggctgtggcgtaggctgtcagctacacctccaatttgatccctagtctgggaacctccatatgctgtggtgcgccctaaaaagacacaacacacacacacacacacacacaaaatcagaaGGGAACTCAGCCACGTAGAATTCCttcactctggagttccctggtggcctagtggttaaggatctgacattgtcactgcagcaactcaggttcaatccctggcctgggaacttccacatgccaagcgtgtggccaaaataaattgattaattttttctttttttttttttaaagggaattcCCTCACTCTGGACTCAGTAAGAAATTAAGGGACCTTGTCAGACTCAGTTAGTTAATGGCACACACACAAGTCTAAAAAGCTCACGGCCAAGGTTTTTTTACCACACAACATGACAAGGGAATAGTTGAGAGACGTACATTTCAGAGGTACacaataactctttttttttttttttttttttccaagagaagaGGAATCAAGCCAAGGAACCCTTGGTTAATTTCCCATGAGGAAATCTAACCAGATCCAGCCCAGCCCTGAACCAGTCTCACACTGCTCTCTCCCTGCGGGGGCCACGCTCCACAATCTTACTTGTTTAAATCTCGAGGTTGGGTCTACACCTGTCTGCTTCATAGAGTCCATGACAGATTTCATTTCTACAGCCTCCTTAATAAGCTGGTGGTTTTCCATCTGCTTAGCTTTGAAGCTGTCGGCCTGAAGCTGCTGCTGGTGATTGGAGAGAAGCTGTGATTTACCTGTCTCCTCAGTTTTATTAGGCACTGACGGCCCTAGTTTAGAATGGTTTTTGTTAGGCTCCGGAGTAGAGGGAGCTTTTGAGATAGTGGCCGATGGCATGTTTTTCTGTTTACTGTCCTCCTTGCCCAGCTCTTTCAAGGGGAGCTCATTTTTCCTTTCGCAGTCTCCTCTCCCAGTTTGGGCCATTTTCTGCTCTGCCAGCCTCTGGTCCTCATAGTACTTCTCGTACTGCTGTCTATAGGCAGGGCTGGTGGCCATCAGGGACTTCTGGTCCATATAGAGCCCATAGGCGTACTGGCCATAGTACAGTGACTGCGCCAGGGCCGGTGTCTCTGTGTGATCACAGACTGATGCTGAGGCTGTAAGGATGCAGAATTATGGTCCACTTTCTTGGCGTCAAGCTGCTCCGCCTTGTCTTTCTTTTCGGCATCTTCCTCAGACTCCTTCTTGATCTTCATTCCCTGTGTGCCCCCGCCGTTCCCAGCCACAGGAGCGCCAACCTGCCCAGGGTGCATGTAACTTGGAGAATAATAAGGATCGTAGCCATGGTAATAGGGAGAATGGGACTCTTTCATTTGAGATGATTGTGCTGTCGTTGAAGAATGCCCTTTTACACCACCGTCCTTACTAGAAAGGATATCTGATGGGGAACTGGCCTTTGACCTCATGCCCTCGGACCTGCTGTCAGAACCACCGTCGTCGGCGGCATCTGATATGTCCGAGTAGGCGGGGCTGCTGGTCTTGGCAGCGGAGCTCTCGGCCCCGTTCTGGGTGAGCACGTGCAGCGGGGCCATGGGCGCCTGCCCGTTCACCAAAGTGCTACACTCCATCCTCGAGGCACTCCCAATGGAAGGGCTGGGAGCATTGTCGGTGAACGTGTAAACCTTATCCGCCTCGGCTTTGATGCTCGCCATCCGACTCTCTTGAGATTCGAGAGTCCGTTCGCCAGCCCTCATTCTTGCTGAGATGGTCCTTTAAAAAATGCCCGGATAAATCTTTCCCAGCCCCCTTGGCGTCCTCTAGTTTGCCCAGCTTAGCATCCATTTTCGGGCTGCCCgtctctttcccttctttgtcCTTCAGCTTTcgcttctcctttttctttttgtctttgagcGACACGAGAGCTGGGTTCACGGTGACGGGCTCCCCCATAATCGTGGGCTTTGGTTGAATGGGTTTTAACGGAGGACTCTTTGGTGTGGCCTGAACAACCGTGGTCGTGAGGGAGGGCAGTCCGGGTATGGTCCCCGTGGTGGTACTCGGAAAGGCTGCCGTGGGTATGGCGATTAGCTGTggcggggtgggggccggggcgggggcgatGGGCGGGCGGTTTTAAGTTTCGAGAGGTTTTTGTCCATTTTGCAATTGCTGGCTTTcttgcccttttctttctctcccaggtTTTTCTTGTCAATTAACCCTTCCGCTTCCAGCTTGGGCATTTCGGCAGCCAAACTGCCATCGGCTGCTGAGCAGCTGTCCAAGGTGGCCGTCATGTTGGAGATGACGGAAGGTTGCTCAGGTCATTGTTAAGGCCCTTCTTTTTGCCAGAATTCTTCCCGGCCTTCGATCCGATAACGGAACCCGGGCCGTTGCTCAGCAGCTCTCTCTTTCCCTTGGGGGTCCCGGGGGGGTTCCCCGAGCCAGGCGATGCTGGCGTCTTCACCTGCTCATAGGTCGTTAGGCTTGTGCTTGGCTCGCTGCATTCCAGCGCCACGTGGCTCAAGGCCTCCTCGCAGTCTGAGATCTTGTCCTCGCTGTCCGGTTCGAACTCCAGCTTGTTCTCCGGGTCTAAGTGAGCGTGAGCCTGGTGGTACCGCAGGCCATTGATGTGCTTGTACTTTTTGTTACAGTTTGGGTGGGGACAGTCAATTAACACTGGAGAAGAGCAGCCCTGGTCCAAAAAAGTAGTCTCTGGTTTCCCTTGAGGGGTGGTGGGAGTGCTTCGTGAGTTTGTACGGACCCGCTTCCCAGGCTTATTGTCCTCGGAGCTGGAGTTCAAGTCCAGCTCCAACGGaggcttgtttttccttttgttggtgGAGGAGGGGCTGGCTTTGATGTCCTCGGCAGCACAATTCGGGGGTGTCCTTCGCCCGCTGGCGTTGAGGCTGCCCCGCCTCCCTTTCCCGTT is part of the Sus scrofa isolate TJ Tabasco breed Duroc chromosome 2, Sscrofa11.1, whole genome shotgun sequence genome and encodes:
- the ZNF608 gene encoding LOW QUALITY PROTEIN: zinc finger protein 608 (The sequence of the model RefSeq protein was modified relative to this genomic sequence to represent the inferred CDS: inserted 5 bases in 4 codons) translates to MSVNISTAGKGVDPNTVDTYDSGDDWEIGVGNLIIDLDADLEKDRQKFEMNNSTTTTSSSNSKDCGGLASSGAGATAALADGLKFASVQPSAPQGNSHKETSKSKVKRSKTSKDANKSLPSAALYGIPEISGTGKRQEVQGRPGEATGMNSALGQSVSGGGGGGGNPNSNSTSTGTPAATAGAASCGKSKEEKPGKSQSSRGAKRDKDAGKSRKDKHDLLQGHQNGSGSQAPSGGHLYGFGAKSNGGGASPFHCGGTGSGSVAAAGEVSKSAPDSGLMGNSMLVKKEEEEEESHRRIKKLKTEKVDPLFTVPAPPPPISSSLTPQILPSYFSPSSSNIAAPVEQLLVRTRSVGVNTCEVGVVTEPECLGPCEPGTSVNLEGIVWHETEEGVLVVNVTWRNKTYVGTLLDCTKHDWAPPRFCESPTSDLEMRGGRGRGKRARSAAVAPGSEASFTESRGLQNKNRGGANGKGRRGSLNASGRRTPPNCAAEDIKASPSSTNKRKNKPPLELDLNSSSEDNKPGKRVRTNSRSTPTTPQGKPETTFLDQGCSSPVLIDCPHPNCNKKYKHINGLRYHQAHAHLDPENKLEFEPDSEDKISDCEEALSHVALECSEPSTSLTTYEQVKTPASPGSGNPPGTPKGKRELLSNGPGSVIGSKAGKNSGKKKGLNNDLSNLPXISNMTATLDSCSAADGSLAAEMPKLEAEGLIDKKNLGEKEKGKKASNCKMDKNLSKLKTARPXAPAPAPTPPQLIAIPTAAFPSTTTGTIPGLPSLTTTVVQATPKSPPLKPIQPKPTIMGEPVTVNPALVSLKDKKKKEKRKLKDKEGKETGSPKMDAKLGKLEDAKGAGKDLSGHFLKDHLSKNEGXGERTLESQESRMASIKAEADKVYTFTDNAPSPSIGSASRMECSTLVNGQAPMAPLHVLTQNGAESSAAKTSSPAYSDISDAADDGGSDSRSEGMRSKASSPSDILSSKDGGVKGHSSTTAQSSQMKESHSPYYHGYDPYYSPSYMHPGQVGAPVAGNGGGTQGMKIKKESEEDAEKKDKAEQLDAKKVDHNSASLQPQHQSVITQRHXALAQSLYYGQYAYGLYMDQKSLMATSPAYRQQYEKYYEDQRLAEQKMAQTGRGDCERKNELPLKELGKEDSKQKNMPSATISKAPSTPEPNKNHSKLGPSVPNKTEETGKSQLLSNHQQQLQADSFKAKQMENHQLIKEAVEMKSVMDSMKQTGVDPTSRFKQDPDSRTWHHYVYQPKYLDQQKSEELEREKKVKEDSPRKTPTKESGVPSLPVSLTSIKEEPKEAKRPDSQSLDESKLKNDDRKTPVNWKDSRGTRVAVSSPMSQHQSYIQYLHAYPYPQMYDPSHPAYRAVSPVLMHSYPGAYLSPGFHYPVYGKMSGREEAEKVNTSPSINTKTTSESKALDLLQQHANQYRSKSPAPVEKATAEREREAERDRHSPFGQRHLHTHHHTHVGMGYPLIPGQYDPFQGLTSAALVASQQVAAQASASGMFPAQRR